From the genome of Salvia splendens isolate huo1 chromosome 7, SspV2, whole genome shotgun sequence:
GTCAAGAAATCTCCAAACAAACGAAAGACATGCTAGTTTCCAACCCTCGATTCACCAATAATCATCTAAACAACCGACATAAGTAagagaagaatgaaaaaaaatcatacctttcgGGCTTAGAGTGATAGAAAACGGAtttctctcctttttgcttgttcttgagtaaatcAACCGATTAATCGGTTCAACCCTTGATTAGATGGATTGGGAGGATGGTATGTGTGTGAAATCAGTGTAAGTGGAAGATTTGAAGGTGGAGGGGCGAGAGAGAGTAGAGAGGAACGAGAGAGAAATGGGGGTAGGGTTTTTGAAAGTGTAAAACTGACCTGGTTTGCGTCTTTAAATCGCGCAaagaaatcgcccggtcgggcgatttgcaCATTggaaaatcgcccggtcgggcgaactttctggacaatCCCGATTTCATCAACgccccggtcgggcgattcgtATTTTGtacatcgcccggtcgggcaatcTTGATTTTCTggaaacgcccgatcgggcgattTGCACtttgcaaaacgcccggtcgggcaaacttTCTGGACAATCTCGATTTCtgtaaacgcccggtcgggcgatttgcaCTTGCAacacgcccggtcgggcgaaacTTTCTGGATTCCAAGTCCATTTCGCCATTTCTCCAGTTTTTTTGTCCGCTTTTCACCCATCAAAGCCTATCTCCTGTTCCActtaaaacacacaaaaaacaccaaaaacaagaacaaaataaaaacacaccaaaaacacAAAAGCTATAAAttttacctactaggggttgcctcccccTAGCGCAATTGTTTAACGTCATTTGCCCGACGCTTTGCAAGCTCCACTACTCAATCAAGGCAACCACAAAGACCTCGTCTTGTTGCTCCTTGGTAAAGAACCTCTTGAGATTTTGACCATTTGCCTTGAACGTGCTTCCATCGGGTCCTTTGAGCTCCATTGTGCCATTGCTCATGACCTCCTTGATAGTGAAGGGTCCCGACCACTTAGATTTTAGCTTGCCCGGAAAGAGTCTCAACTTGTGGTTGAAAAGCAACACGGCAATCCCCCTTGTGGAATTCACGCCTCTCAATCATCTTGTCGTGATACGTCTTcatcctctccttgtagatTGAGGAATTAGCATAAGCTTCATTCCTAAATTCATCAAGTAAATTGAGGTGAAGCTTCCTTTCCTTGCCGGCCTTGGTGAAGTCCCATGTTCATTTGCCTCACCGCCCAATATGATGAGTGCTTCAATTCAACCGGGAGATGGCATGATttcccaaagaccaattgaTAAGGTGACATCCCGATTGGCGTCTTGTAAGCCGTCCTATACGCCCATAGAGCATCGTCAAGCTTGAGAGCCCAATCTCTACGGTTAGCATTGACACTCTTTTGCAATATTTGTTTGATCTCTCTATTGGCCAACTCGGTTTGACCATTAGCTTGTGGATGATAAGGAGTTGTCACCCGATGCTTCACTCCATGCCTTGCTAAGACCGCCTCTAGCCACCTATTGCGAAAATGAGACCCTCCATCACTTATGATAGCCCGAGGTGCGCCGAATCGCGTGAATATGTTCTTTTGAACGAATTTAATCACCACCTTTGAATCATTAGTTTGGGTAGGAATGGCTTCCACCCACCTTGATACATAGTCAACGGCTAGTAGAATGTATTGGAACCCACTAGATGGAGGAAAGGGCCCCATGAAGTCAATGCCCCACACATCAAACAACTCGACTTCAACAATTGTCGTCAATggcatctccttcttcttaGAAACACCCCCCATTCTCTGGCACTCGTTGCATCTTCTCACGTAGTCCTGGCAGTCTTTGGTGATGGTTGGCCAAAATAGACCACTTTGGAGCACTTTCATAGCAGTCCGGTTAGCTCCAAAATGCCCCCCACTAGGTGCGGTGTGGCAATGCATAATAACGGACTCCCACTCCTCTTGAGGGACACATCTTCTAATCACCATGTCGGCACATCTTCTAAAAAGACAAGGctcgtcccaaaaatagaacTTCACGTCGTGGAAGaacttcttcttttgatagTCCTCAAGTCCTTCGGGAATCACCTTAGCAACAAGATAGTTCACAATATTGGCATACCATGCCACTTGACCCTTGGCCACATAAAACAAATGCTCATCCGGGAATTCTTCATTGATGACCAACTTCAATTTTTTCCTCTTCACTAGCATGCTCCAATCTTGAGAGATGATCCGCCACCACATTCTCACACCCTTTTCTATCTCGGATCTCCAAATCAAATTCTTGAAGGAGCAAGATCCACCTTATAAGCCTTGGTTTTGCATCTTGCTTAACAAATAGATGGCGGATGGCGGCATGGTCAGTAAAGACAATAGTTTTGGCCCCAATAAGGTAAGGGCGGAACTTGTCAAAAGAGTAGACCACCGCAAGCATTTCCTTCTCGGTAGTGGTGTAGTTAGCTTGAGCCGAATCCAATGTCCTACTAGCATAATATATCACCCGGAATATCTTGTCTCTCTTTTGTCCCAAAGCCGAGCCTACCGCCACATCACTTGCATCACACATGATCTCGAAAGGTTGAGACCAATCGGGGGAGATCAAGATTGGGGCACTCACCAACGCCGCCTTGAGCTTCTCAAATGCCTGCGCACATTCAAGAGTGAAATCAAATTTTACATCTTTAGCTAGTAAATGGCAAAGGGGTCTAGCAATATGTGAAAAAATCTTTGATGAAACGCCTATAGAACCCCGCATGGCCTAGGAAGCTCCTCACGGCCTTCTCACTACAAGGATGTGGCAATTGCTCAATGGCAACTATCTTGGCTCTATCCACTTCAAGTCCTCCGGCTGAAATTTTGTGTCCCAACACGATCCCATCACGGACCATAAATGACATTTCTCCCAATTGAGTACTAGATTGGTCTCCTcacatctctgcaaaactttggTTAGATTATCCAAGCAACTATCAAATGTCATACCAAAAACagagaagtcatccatgaaaacCTCCATAATATTCTCAACCATATCATGAAAAATGGACATCATACATCTTTGAAAAGTAGCCGGGGCATTACAAAGCCCAAAAGACATTCTCCTAAATGCATAGACACCATAAGGACACACAAAAGCCGTCTTATGTTGATCCTCGGGAGCTATCAAAATTTGGTTATATCCCGAATAACCATCGAGAAAACAATAATACTCATGTCCGGCTAACCTATCCAACATTTGATCAATAAATGGAAGGGGGAAGTGATCTTTCCTAGTGGCCAAATTTAAAGCGCGATAATCAATGCAAACTCTCCACCCGGACACCACTCTAGTAGCTATCAACTCATCATTTTTCCCTTTCACCACAGTGGTGCCCCCCTTTTTAGACACCACTTGAGTAGGACTCACCCACTCACTGTCGGATATAGCATATATCATACCGGCATCTAACCATTTCAACACTTCTTTTCTAACCACATCTTGCATAATAGGGTTTAGTCGCCTTTGGTTTTGTACCTTAGGCTTATACCCCTCGTCTAAATGAATTCTATGCATGCAAACGGTTGGGCTTATTCCCTTAATGTCCGATATGGACCACCCAATGGCTCTCTTATGCTTCCTAAGAACTCTCAACAATTTATCCAACTCGAAACTAGAGAGAGAAGATGATACAATTACCGGAAAAGTGTCATTCCCTCCAAGAAAGGCATATCGCAAGTGTAGTGGAAGTGGCTTCAACTCAAGCTTCTTGTTTTCCCcatctttattgctatcttcaCTTCCACTCCTAAGAGGTAGAAATTGTGGACGAAGTGATCTAGGGATTTCTTTAGCCGAGTCCAAAGCACCTACAAATTCCAACAACTCGGGGTTAGCATCCAAAACATcaaaagaatgagaagaataCATGGAATGAGAAATGCATCTCTCTAATTGATCATCCAAGTAAGAGGTCGGTGCCACTCCTCCAACACACTCATCCATCACGGTCACAACATTGCAATGTTGtaggcttcctcccggttccgcaTCATGCCTCTTTAAGGCCTCATATATCGACAATGTCACGCTCTCATCATTGAGGCGAAGTGTAAGTTCCCCTTTTGAAACATCGATCATGGCCTTCCCGGTGGCAAGGAACGGTCTTCCCAAAATAAGAGGTACAATTCTATCCTCTTCCATGTCCAACACCACGAAGTCAACGGGGAATATGAACTCATTCACCCTCACCAATATATCTTCTGCTATGCCCGAGGGATATGCCACCGATCTATCCGCCATTTGCAAAGTAATGCTAGTCGATCTCAATTTACCAATATTCAACTTGTTGAAGAAGGACAATGGCATAAGATTAATGCTAGCCCCTAGATCGCACAAGGCATTCCCCACAAAGCAATTTCCAATAGTGCACTCAATAGTGAAGCTTCCCGGATCTTGCATTTTGGCCGGCAACTTCCTTTGAATAATTGCACTGCAACTCTCCGTCAAGTTGACCGTCTCATAGTGCccccatttccttttttgtgatACCACATCCTTGAGGAACTTTGCATAACTTGGCATTTGTTGAAGTGCTTCAACAAGAGGGATGTTAATTTGAACTTCCTAAAGATATCCAAAAATCTTGAAAATTgttcatccttctttttcttttgcatcatTTGAGGGACAGGAAGTTTAACTTCCGTGGGCTTAGGAGGAACTATTGTCTCGGCTTGATCTTTTGGTGGGCTCTTCGTTGATGCCTCCACTTCTATTGTCTCTTCTTCTTCGGGTTGCACAATAGCTTCCTTTTCGGGCATAGGGGGGCTCTTATAGCTTGTTCCACTCCTCAAATTGATAGCCTTGCAATCCTTTGGGTTAGGAATGGTGTTGCTTGGGAATTGCCCCGGTTGATGAAGTTGGCCCACGGCTTGGGCAATTGACTCATTTGATGCTCCAAAGCCCCCATTCTCGTGGTGACCTCCACTACCGCCGTCTCAACCTTATCAATTCTCTTAGTAGATTGTGTCATGATTCCATCGGTCTTCTCCATTAGAGCTTTTAGAAGCTCATGGGTGACATCATCACTTGAAGGTTTAGAATTGGTGGGCACATTAGCGGCCCCACTTGTCGACCCACTAGGTGTAGGGAAacgaggtggtggaggtggttggATAGCATTGTTTGGATTGCCATAAGAAAGGTTTGGATGTGCATTGAAGGGTGAGCGATAGCCTTGGTAATTACCACCCCCATTGTTAGGGCGATAGTTGTAGAAGTTCCTTTGATTCCCTCCTTGATGCACATAATTGACATCTTCCACGGTATGTAAAGGCTCTCCCATAGGTGCCACTCCCAAACTAAGGCCATCCACCTTTTGATTCAACAACATCATTTGTTGGTTGAGAAGATTGAATGCATCCGAATCCACAACCGAAGCCACCGGCATTGAACTATCTCGGCCCGAGCTCCAACCCTTGCTAGTATAGGCAAGCCTTTGAAGCATCTTCTTGCACTCCtcgacccccttgtccaagaatGAACCCCCCGAACCAAAGTCTAATTGACTCTTGATAAACTCCGAGCATCCATTGTAGAAGAGGCTCACTTGATGGCCCGGAGATAACCCATGGTTGGGGCATTTCTTTAGCAAGGCGTTGAATCTCTCCCAAGCCTCGAACATAGACTCTTGGCCCTTCATTTTAAAGTGGGAGATCTCTGCTTGGAGGTTGAGAGTGGAGCTTAGAGGGAAGAATCGATCCAAAAACTTTTGGGCTAAGTCGTCCCAACTTGTAACCGAGCCAGGCTCAAGGTTATCAAACCAATCTCTAGCATGTCCCGACAATGAGAATGGAAATAGCCTAAGTTTGATTGTATCGTCGGGAACCCCATTAAGCTTAGTTGTATTGGCAATCTCTAAGAATTTAGATAAGTGCCTATTAGGATCCTCCGTGGGCCTTCCCGAGAAAACACGTTGCTCCACAAATTGAATCAATCCTGTCTTCAACTCAAAATTGTTGGCATTCACCCTTGTATCATAGGGTGGATGTGGGATATTGACGTTCCCAAATGCGTCTCTAACCGGAGCCTCTCGCCTcctttcctcctctctttcccTTCTCATCTCCGCCATTTCTTGTTGTAGTTGGAGAATGATTTGGTCTTGATTTAAtagaggtggaggtggagggggAATTCCCTCATTGTTCCCATGTGGATTTTCCATTGGCTCAACTTGATGTTGAGCTCTTGCTCTTCTCCTtcgtcctcctcttcttctattGGCGGCTTCTATCTCTAAATTAATCGGCTCAAGGGGTAAACGACTTGAGCGCGTGAGCATAAAAACCTACACAACACAAGAGAGGAAACAAAGTCAAAATAGAGCTAAACtagaaaactaaactaaataattaaagcaAGTAAAATGTCTAAACTAGTATTCTCTATCTTTTCACAATATCAAACACAAAAGCAAATttagtccccggcaacggcgccaaaaacttgactcgtGCTAATTTAGTATTCAAAAGCgtcacccgcaagtgtacgagtTAAGTAGCACGTGGTAAGCTAAATTATCGATCCACGGAGACTAAAAGCCGGTTTGAATACTATGATGTAACTTTGAACACTATCTAGACTAATAAAAGGGGTTTTTGGTTTTCTTAACTAAGATCAAAGAACAAATAAGCTAGTAAGacaattaactaagaaaaacaaacaaacaaatataggttttcacacaaattgggaaAGTATAGGGAAATGGATCCGTTAGAATGGATCAAGGATTTCATCTATGGgtcatgctcatctattgggCCTCAAATGCGGTTAGGAAAGTCGGGATAATCGGTTAGaccccctctcgggtgcatctaacaCGTGGGTCAATCTCTAGTGTAGGAGTCTCGTCCATACAATTCGAGATTGACTCCAAAGCACAACGGACCCAAGCCCTCTCTCTAGCTTATGCATCTCTCGATTACATATAATGCACGGAGTTGTTGATTACACATCTATCCTAATCTTGTATTTCTCAATAACATCAATTAGGTACAAGATTTAtctaattggtagctaagcaattagaTATTAAAAGACCAAGGttcaacaaaaccaacaaaagaGATAGATACGCATTCAACCATAGAttcaatccatacaatccattcaaacttcaccaaatccctacTAAAAGCTTAGCTACTCATAGTCAaagctaacataaaagcaaaaacaaggaaaacaaaGCTACACATAATAGAAATGATACTAGAACTCCCTATGGTGGAATTGATGGTGGGGGGTCTCCTTCCTCCAATCTCTTGGAAATGGGAAGCTCCTTGACTTCAAATCCTCTCAAAACCTTACTTTCTTGCTAAGATTCGTGGTGTGGGAGTTAGGGTTTGGAAATGAGTGAGAACCCTTTTATATCCGGAGTAAGAAAGAGGCAAAGGTGGCAACAGCgacaaatcgcccggtcgggcgatctgtAAGTCGGAatatgcccggtcgggcgatctggGTAAATCGCGATGAGgcttcaaacgcccggtcgggcgttttgttggatgaaaaacgcccggtcgggcgaactttctgtttTCTTCGGCTtgcgcccgaccgggcgttttttatatgaaattcgcccggtcgggcgaacatTCTGTGGTCAGCCCGTTCGCTCCGTTTTGCCCGTTTTAGACCTGTTCTTGCATCAAAACTCCGACAAACTTGTTAACTCTAAAAAATAGCTGAAAAGTGGGTGAAACATATACTTTATACCTCAAAAGATTCAACAACATGTGTTAATCAcccatctaaacatcctaaactatgagtttgtcaactATATATTTGAATTAGCTGGTCAAAACTGCCAAATTGtatactcctccgtcccacaaatattgtcccactttgacccagcatggttttaagaaatgtaatgaaaagtgagttaaaaaagttagtggaatgtgggtcctacttttatatactaccAAAAATGTaagtagaaatgagttagtggaatatgaggtccactaccaaaaatggtaaaaagtgaaatgggacaaattttgtaggacgaacagaaatagaaaaatgggacaaactttcagggacggagggagtattattttttctaaGTTGAATAAGACCACAGGAAATGCACCCGGGTGCTTTTCCAATGCCTATGATCATTGTTGATTTTTCAATGTATTTAATATCTATGACTCTCTTTTTCCAAATTActgttaaattaaaattttattagaaATATAATTGTTATAGTAGTGTGTCCAATCAAAGTTGTGCATGTTAATAAGTTGTGCACGAAAAAGCTTGCTTAGGGTTATATTATGGTTTGATCAATTCTTATATTAGTACATGATTTTGACGGCATGATAGTACCATCAAGTTTCTTGAATTAGTACAATTGAGAATTTCCCTGGAAATTTATTTTGCTATTACACCCTCGTTGATtcgttttcttttcatttcatttgACAATTTAGTTTTATGtagaaaaagagaagaaaaagaagtgATCATGATTTTCACCCtggttagttttattttatgtagatAAGCTACCGATTTTTCTTATCAAATAATTCACTAGTTTATCAattatactaattaattaagacaattcaaattttaaaaaattggaatATATTTGGGGACACCTTTAAAAGACAGTCATGATTTTCACCCTGATTAGTTTTATGTAGATAAGCTACCGACTTTCCTTGACAAATAATTCACTAGTTTAgcaaatataataattgataattaattaagacaattcaaatttaaaaaattggaaTACATTTAGGAACACCAGAAAAGGAATAAATCGactaattttgtgggacgaatgTAGTATAAATTTAGGTCTATAATTCATAGTTGATGCACCTAgatacaaaaaaaatgttgtatttaaaattttatatactcATAGTCATTAATGAATAATATTGCATAATTCGAACAtatcaaaaaaaattctaaGAAAAAAGGGTGTGAAGTTCAATGCTAGAGAAATGAAGAGAGGAAGTAATGTTGGCAAAATACAAACCTTTTTAGTTTCGTACTTCAACCAAGTTATGGTAAGGTTGTGAAGTGaagttaaaaaaagtaaaacaatgCTTGTCTTAGTTTTCTTAAACATGTAGTAATAAACCTATAAGACAAGGCTTTTCTTGGCTTTTCCTATGTATCAAACACATCTTGAAACAAGCATCATTATTAAACTTCTTTCACAAGATAACTTTACaaataatatatactactatatatatacacatgtaTAGTTCTAGAAGATCTTGAATCTATATTTGTGGCCTTAATTTTCCAACAGACTTGAGGAGATGCTTCTTATAgttcttgttccttttattctGTACAACTCTTAAGGATGATCCTCCTCTGCAAAATGAAAGTTAGAGATGTGTTACAAAGGAGAGGATATTCAAGTTTTCAGATAAGAAACCACAACTTACGCGAAGAATCTTCGTCTATATGTACAAAGAAACTCGCTGCGACTATCAAATAGCATAGAAGAAGCATCAGCCCTTTGAAGTAATTTGATGTCCCTTCCTgcatatatatgtatttatatGAATGAGTTGAAATACGAGATTACTTTCGAGAAAGCAAGTTAAATATCTCACCTGTAGCATGAAGGCTACTACAAGAACCGTCATGATTAGAGTAGCCGTCTCAAATAGCTTGAAGTTCAAGTCCATCGGAAGCCCCATGATCCAGCCAACAACCACGGTGAACGGGATCTATAGTTATTGCACCGCCAAAAAATATCTTTTTTAATGTGTAATCGCCATCCGATATATAAATGGAAGAACAAGCACGAATATGCAGTGGCAAACAAGAGATTGAAGGGATAGAAGTTTCGAGGTTTCTAAACCATACACGAAAACTGGAGACGATTGTAAACATATGCATGTGTAattgaaacttgaaactagtAGAGAAATAAACATCAGAAGTTTCTTCTAAAAATGCTAGGAAGAATGCTTATATCATATTCTCGAATAACAACTATTGTAAATCAACGAGCATTTTGACGTGGTAAAAACATACCACAAACATTGATATTTGTGTTGATGAGCCAATTGCCACTCCTAGAGAAATGTCCTGCTCAAGTACTATGAAATTTGAGAAACCAAATTTTTACACAGGGTCGAGAACGAAAAATCAAACACTTACAAGCTTGTCCTTGACAGCAAACATGACAGCACCCGCATGCTCTGCTGCATTCCCAACAATTGGGAGCAGAATTACACTTATAAATGCAACGGGGATGTTCATCGCAACAGATGCCCCCTGAAAATACCATGTCACATTACCACCAATATCGTTGACAGATTACAAAATAGAGTAACCTAAATGAAGCAGTTCGTTAGACGTTACCAGTCAAAACTTTGAAGATATAGGGATGTTCCAGAAATAGAGTAGTTACCTCTATAGCATTAACCAGATATTGGGACAAGACTGATATGAAGCAAGTTAACGTAAATAACCACACAATTGATTCCCACTTTGATATATCTGGAACTTCTTCGTCAACAGAGATCCCACCATTAGGACGTTCCTCCTAGGTTTATATGAATTGAGATCAATGTATAAAGCTAACCAGGAAAAGATTACTATAGAAAATTCTGAAATGCAATGCAAATGACTTGCAAAATATCTCATGAAACTGCTAGTAAAGAACTTTAACTTCTTATATACTGTACACGTTTAATGAGCATTTATTACAGTAGAAAATCGGACACTGAAGTATGATTCATCGAGTAAACACACCAAGATATATGATTATGAAGCTGCCTGGTGATTTGCATTAACTATTGTTTAATAATATCATGTGGAATGCTACAACAGCAAAAACTTTGCCTAGTTTCTGCCTACAGATTAATGTACGTAACGTGAGGGACCAGCTGAGCTTTAAcatttaagatataaataaatCAGGAAAATTTTAAGAGATAGTTCAATAATCTTCATCAATACACAGTGTTTCCACAATGATGGAGAGATCTACCTCATTTATAGGCATATACAGATTCTTTTGGCTGGTCAGCTGGAAAAAAATGTAGGCTACATATGCCACCAgcataatgcaactgctaaacCTTGAAAGGGCAAGCTCTGACTTGCCAAAGTGTAACTCAGTGCGAGTGTAATGTAAAACTGCAGGAAATAAGAGACCCATAACTGCCATCAAGAGCAATCCCGAGTTCATTGCTGCCGATGGCTACAAGTGATTGGGGAAATGAAAAAACCTTGCAGTTAGATAACCAATAACACACAACTAATGTATAACATCTGAAAAAAGGTATGCCATCCGTCCCGCTATTAGTGGCCTACGCGGTTTGTGTGTAAAGTGACTAAAGTTGAATAAATTTATGTGTTAAAATTTTCCTTAGCTGGACTAGGCCACTTATAGTTGAAAATTTCGGTATATAACCTTGTTGAACACTTGCTCCCTTCTAAGAGCAAGCCCACCTCCAAAAAGTGCACATCCAAGTACCAATAACAGATTAGAAAGGATAGATCCCAGCAATGACTGCTGGACAACACGTATCATGCCATTTCGAAGTGCAAGCATGGATATTATCATCTCCGTTGCATTACCAAATGTAGCATTCAAAAGACCGCCAACTGAGAATTCagaaaaatgtgagtgaagtgtcATGTGGAAATCAGAATCATAAAGCAGATATCAAAATACATAGACAGTAAATACACAAAAAGCATAAACCATAGCCATTATTTATATGATGGAAAAAACTGCAAGCATCTCCTTTACAAGGATTTATCTATGTGCTTCAAGAAATGATAGATGAGTGTTGAAAGTGAGAAGATAATGTGTGCATGAAAGTTAATGGGAGATGCCATAAAAAATTTCCTATGTAGACCTAAATTTAGAAGTTGATGCAAGTTAGTTTAGTAAATGGGGCATGTATGAATGCATTCAAGTTTTGACGAATAATGTTTCAGATAGACGGAATAAATCCTGGCATAAATGGTAAATACAGACATTGAATTAGCAGAACCTAACCTGTTGGTCCAGTAAAGAAAGCTAGCTGCCTACACCAAAAGAAAAGCAAATCAAAACCATATCAAATAATGAGCCATACAATGATTCAAGCTAGACATAACCCCTATCATGTTTACAGACATTGAGTTAGCACAAAAAATTTACTTCAGGTATGCAAGAATAAGCAGTAGTTTCATCGTTTGATATCAATAAAAAGTGCATTGTGGCACACTTATTCCAAATATCAAACCTCActgaatgattttttttaaatgcatttatatattcaaataaagtAGAATGCCCAGCACATGATGTATGAAAATCTTTAAGATGAGATGTAAATAGCATACATACTCTGTAGCCCAGCCCAAACGTTCAGCCAGAGGAATGATGCCGACTAAACTTAAAAAGAACACCCATCCCTGGAGTTAGTTCAATGCATTAGTCCCAAATAGAGAAAACTGAACCTTGACAAAGACCAACTGAGCTAAAAAACTGAAACTCACGtgattttttgtaattttgtcaACTAATATCGCCGAAGGACCAAAAGGTACAAGCAAGTTCAATTTATTGGAAAACAGAGCAATCTTAATACTGCGAAATATGCTCC
Proteins encoded in this window:
- the LOC121742622 gene encoding vacuolar cation/proton exchanger 3-like, with product MADTDSPTSEFDLHLEMDSLPGKSSLGLEGLPLFSSRPTGRKISSAEITTESGIVGHGSENCGSQCIILRSIFRSIKIALFSNKLNLLVPFGPSAILVDKITKNHGWVFFLSLVGIIPLAERLGWATEQLAFFTGPTVGGLLNATFGNATEMIISMLALRNGMIRVVQQSLLGSILSNLLLVLGCALFGGGLALRREQVFNKPSAAMNSGLLLMAVMGLLFPAVLHYTRTELHFGKSELALSRFSSCIMLVAYVAYIFFQLTSQKNLYMPINEEERPNGGISVDEEVPDISKWESIVWLFTLTCFISVLSQYLVNAIEGASVAMNIPVAFISVILLPIVGNAAEHAGAVMFAVKDKLDISLGVAIGSSTQISMFVIPFTVVVGWIMGLPMDLNFKLFETATLIMTVLVVAFMLQEGTSNYFKGLMLLLCYLIVAASFFVHIDEDSSQEDHP
- the LOC121740790 gene encoding uncharacterized protein LOC121740790; amino-acid sequence: MPSYAKFLKDVVSQKRKWGHYETVNLTESCSAIIQRKLPAKMQDPGSFTIECTIGNCFVGNALCDLGASINLMPLSFFNKLNIGKLRSTSITLQMADRSVAYPSGIAEDILVRVNEFIFPVDFVVLDMEEDRIVPLILGRPFLATGKAMIDVSKGELTLRLNDESVTLSIYEALKRHDAEPGGSLQHCNVVTVMDECVGGVAPTSYLDDQLERCISHSMYSSHSFDVLDANPELLEFVGALDSAKEIPRSLRPQFLPLRSGSEDSNKDGENKKLELKPLPLHLRYAFLGGNDTFPAFEKLKAALVSAPILISPDWSQPFEIMCDASDVAVGSALGQKRDKIFRVIYYASRTLDSAQANYTTTEKEMLAVVYSFDKFRPYLIGAKTIVFTDHAAIRHLFVKQDAKPRLIRWILLLQEFDLEIRDRKGCENVVADHLSRLEHASEEEKIEVGHQ
- the LOC121810800 gene encoding uncharacterized protein LOC121810800, encoding MLTRSSRLPLEPINLEIEAANRRRGGRRRRARAQHQVEPMENPHGNNEGIPPPPPPLLNQDQIILQLQQEMAEMRREREEERRREAPVRDAFGNVNIPHPPYDTRVNANNFELKTGLIQFVEQRVFSGRPTEDPNRHLSKFLEIANTTKLNGVPDDTIKLRLFPFSLSGHARDWFDNLEPGSVTSWDDLAQKFLDRFFPLSSTLNLQAEISHFKMKGQESMFEAWERFNALLKKCPNHGLSPGHQVSLFYNGCSEFIKSQLDFGSGGSFLDKGVEECKKMLQRLAYTSKGWSSGRDSSMPVASVVDSDAFNLLNQQMMLLNQKVDGLSLGVAPMGEPLHTVEDVNYVHQGGNQRNFYNYRPNNGGGNYQGYRSPFNAHPNLSYGNPNNAIQPPPPPRFPTPSGSTSGAANVPTNSKPSSDDVTHELLKALMEKTDGIMTQSTKRIDKVETAVVEVTTRMGALEHQMSQLPKPWANFINRGNSQATPFLTQRIARLSI